The nucleotide sequence GCGGGTGCCCAGCCAGCGCACGCCCTCGAAGGGGGTGAACTGCGCGTGCCGCAGGCGATGGTCGATGTTCTCGCTGCCCAGGCCGCGCACCAGCCGGCCGGCCAGGAACAGCTCCTCCACGGTGCTGTGCGGGCTCACCAGGGCCCCGATGGCCTTGGCGCCATGGTCGGCCTTGACCAGCTTCAGGCCATGGACCACGTACTCCAGCGCGGTCTGCCAGTCCACGGTCTTCCACTCGCCGCCCTGCTTGAGCATGGGCGCCGTGAGCCGCTCGCCGGTGTTGAGCGCCTCGTAGGAGAAGCGGTCGCGGTCGGCCAGCCAGCATTCGTTGACGGCCTCGTTCTCCAGCGGCAGCACCCGCATCACGCGGTTGTTCTTGACCTGCACGATCAGGTTGGCGCCGGTGGAATCGTGCGGGCTGACCGACTTGCGGCGCGACAGCTCCCAGGTGCGGGCGCTGTAGCGGAAGGGCTTGCTGGTCAGCGCGCCGACCGGGCACAGGTCGATCATGTTGCCCGAGACCTCGGAGTCGACCGTGTCGCCCAGCACCGTGGTGATCTCGCTGTGCTCGCCGCGGTGGATCATGCCCAGCTCCATCACGCCGGCCACTTCCTGGCCGAAGCGCACGCAGCGGGTGCAGTGGATGCAGCGGCTCATCTCCTCGGTGGAGATGAGCGGGCCGATGTCCTTGTGCGGCACGACGCGCTTCTCCTCCTCGTAGCGCGAGGAGGAGCCGCCGTAGCCCACGGCCAGGTCCTGCAGCTGGCATTCGCCTCCCTGGTCGCAGATGGGGCAGTCCAGCGGGTGGTTGATGAGGAGGAACTCCATCACCGACTGCTGGGCCTTGATGGCCTTGTCGCTGCGCGTGCGCACCACCATGCCGTTGGTCACCGGGGTGGCGCAGGCGGGCATGGGCTTGGGCGCCTTCTCCACGTCCACCAGGCACATGCGGCAGTTGGCGGCGATGGAGAGCTTCTTGTGGTAGCAGAAATGCGGGATGTAGGTGCCGACCTTCTCGGCGGCATGCATGACCATGCTGCCGTCGGCGATCTCCACCTTCTGTCCGTCTAGGGTGATTTCAGCCATGTTGTGCTTTCGACGGTCAGCCGCGCGCGCCCGCGGGCACCGGGACCTGGCCGTCCGAGGTGGGCAGGTTGGGCCGGGCGATCTTGGCCTCGAACTCGTGCCGGAAGTGCTTGATCATGGCGCGCACCGGCATCGCCGCCGCGTCGCCGAGGGCGCAGATGGTGCGGCCCTGGATGTTGTCGGCCACCGAGTTGAGCAGGTCCATGTCGCTGGGCTTGCCGTGGCCGTTGTCGATGCGGTCCACCACGCGCCACAGCCAGCCCGTGCCTTCGCGGCAGGGCGTGCACTGGCCGCAGGACTCGTGCATGTAGAAATAGGACAGCCGCTTGAGCGACTGCACCATGTCGCGCGTCTCGTCCATCACGATGACGGCGCCCGAGCCCAGCATGGAGCCGGCCTTGGCGATGGAGTCGTAGTCCATCGTGCAGTCCATCATGGCGCTGGCGGGCAGCACCGGCGCGGACGAGCCGCCCGGGATCACGGCCTTGAGCTTCCTGCCGCCGCGCACGCCGCCGGCCAGCTCCAGCAGCTTGCTGAACGGCGTGCCCAGCGGGATCTCGTAGTTGCCGGGCAGCTCCACGTCGCCGGACACCGAGAAGATCTTGGTGCCGCCGTTGTTCGGCTTGCCGCACTCCAGGTAGGCCTGGCCGCCGTTGCGGATGATCCAGGGCACCGCGGCGAAGGTCTCGGTGTTGTTGATGGTGGTGGGCTTGCCGTACAGGCCGAAGCTGGCCGGGAACGGCGGCTTGAAGCGCGGCTGGCCCTTCTTGCCCTCCAGCGACTCCAGCAGCGCCGTCTCCTCGCCGCAGATGTAGGCGCCGAAGCCGTGCGCCGCGTGCAGCTGGAAGCTGAAGCTCGAGCCCAGGATGTTGCTGCCCAGCAGGCCGGCCGCCCTCGCCT is from Ramlibacter tataouinensis TTB310 and encodes:
- the nuoG gene encoding NADH-quinone oxidoreductase subunit NuoG; the encoded protein is MAEITLDGQKVEIADGSMVMHAAEKVGTYIPHFCYHKKLSIAANCRMCLVDVEKAPKPMPACATPVTNGMVVRTRSDKAIKAQQSVMEFLLINHPLDCPICDQGGECQLQDLAVGYGGSSSRYEEEKRVVPHKDIGPLISTEEMSRCIHCTRCVRFGQEVAGVMELGMIHRGEHSEITTVLGDTVDSEVSGNMIDLCPVGALTSKPFRYSARTWELSRRKSVSPHDSTGANLIVQVKNNRVMRVLPLENEAVNECWLADRDRFSYEALNTGERLTAPMLKQGGEWKTVDWQTALEYVVHGLKLVKADHGAKAIGALVSPHSTVEELFLAGRLVRGLGSENIDHRLRHAQFTPFEGVRWLGTRIAALSELQRVLVVGSNLRKDHPLFSLRVRMAARKGAQVSVVHDADSDWAMPIAAKSVVAAGEWVRALAGVAAAIASEKGVPAPAQAEASETARAMARSLLSGERKAVLLGNAAAHHANASSLLALARWIGEHTRATVGYLTEAANTVGAQLAGALPNEGGLNAGQMLAGGLKAVLLLNNEPVFDSAAGARAAETLGRAEMVVTLSPFKANLEFSDVLLPIAPFTETPGTFVNAEGRVQSFHAVVKPMGETRPAWKVLRVLGNMFGLPGFDWESAQEVLVAARGAKDAQEAFVQGDQLSNATSTRIELSAASGRPATAAIYQLDGIVRRAPSLQLTADARAAQAAVEGAPA
- the nuoF gene encoding NADH-quinone oxidoreductase subunit NuoF codes for the protein MNASQVLSQFQATGVQTCFHGRHINPQIYARLDGTNWRLADYEARDGYKALRRIIAEGLTQDQVIATVKESALRGRGGAGFPTGLKWSFMPRQFPGQKYLVCNSDEGEPGTCKDRDILHYNPHIVIEGMIIAAYAMGITVGYNYIHGEIFQTYERFEEALEEARAAGLLGSNILGSSFSFQLHAAHGFGAYICGEETALLESLEGKKGQPRFKPPFPASFGLYGKPTTINNTETFAAVPWIIRNGGQAYLECGKPNNGGTKIFSVSGDVELPGNYEIPLGTPFSKLLELAGGVRGGRKLKAVIPGGSSAPVLPASAMMDCTMDYDSIAKAGSMLGSGAVIVMDETRDMVQSLKRLSYFYMHESCGQCTPCREGTGWLWRVVDRIDNGHGKPSDMDLLNSVADNIQGRTICALGDAAAMPVRAMIKHFRHEFEAKIARPNLPTSDGQVPVPAGARG